aaaaacactttttcatttcaaatgtttaagattgattttgaataaaggAATTAATTTTTTAAGAGGATTAGAAAACAATAATAAGGGTTAACATTTTCAGAACAATAGTTGTAGTTATTGTTAGCTGCAATAAAAGCAGTATCaggtgaattaaaaaaaaatatatcaactttTTGTATTACACACGAAACAATTGAAGAGCTTGTTAAACCTTGCCTTTCCCCAATTTCTAAGCctcaaacaaaaaagttgatacatttatttttctgatattgacctaatattgtatatttagttATGTTTGCTAAAAGTTAGAGATATGTTTAAAAGGTGGTTgtcatattttaagttttttaattgaatttaatgtATGCACTTATTTTGCaatcctttattttatttagcaTCCATATCCAACAGAAGATGAAAAAAGACAGATTGCTAATCAAACTAACCTTACTTTATTACAAGTAAATAATTGGTAAGTGattaaataagaatataaaGCAATgtaaattaatctttttttttcattttttacaaatttagtaGCAGGTAATTTCTTCTGTGTGGCAACCTTAATAGCCAGGGAAAtctcttttaaaagaaaaaaatggccATCACCCAAACTTTTGCATGCTTATCACACAATTAAGACTTTGTGAACTGCTCCTAcgcattcaaaaataaatcaagtGCCTTCCAATTTAACCCCCTTACACATATCTTTTCTGCAATAGCCCTTACTAGAATTCATTAATTGAACTAATAAAGTGGCCATATTAAAGAGAATAGCTGTACCTAATATTGATTCATTGTTGTTAACATTGAAAGAATGTTGaagaaatttaatgaaaatgctGAAATTTCATTGTCATGCTAATTGCTCTGAGACTTTTGCCGTAAGTTTATATTGCATTGAAGATAAAAACATCTATTAGgacaattttgatatataatggTCTAGGGCCTCGGTTACAGTGATGTCAAGATATTACTAGATTTCTTTCACTTTACTGGGCTGAGTTTAATCGGTTCCCTCATgataaaccagtccatctatagataggtattttaggataaactcatcaatgaaatGTCCAGTAATACTTTTGATAATTCCTTTGATGACAtcgataggtgattagaaatcagtaataattataacagcaatcatccttatcacacacatcttctaatagactgtccttatgcaaaagaatgtaagctccgcccgatcagttgaaataacatctccgtgagggaagaacaaaaaatttccaaaagcaaatttacagatctaacattgttgagCTGATGTTTAGATgagttgtacatatatatatatatttaattgatttcaTAGATCTTGTAATAATTAATATTAGAATAACaatcaaaagtttgaaaaaagtgacattttatttttccaagTTTAATGAAACAAATCTATCATTCCTGGTACTTATGGATGGGAATTTTGCATTGAGTGTATGATCAATCTTTAATTATAgttaataaattattgttttcagGTTTATAAATGCTAGAAGAAGAATACTTCAGCCAATGCTAGAGGCCAGCAATCCAGAACAAGTCAAAACAAAAAAGTCCAAACCTCAAACACGACCATTACAACGATTCTGGCCGGAGAGTCTGGCCAATCTCCAGCCACAGATTGCTCCTGCCATTATGTCAATAGCCTCTATACAATCAGCAGGTTggtatcattataaaataataatttattttattattgtgtcacattatatatttgttgGTGATCTTCTCTGATACtgcaaatgaataaaataaatgttatgttGCCAATGATTTATACAATAAGTTTATTTCCATTGATTTCCTTGTTATGTTCagcaaataaaatgaaatttaaaaaagaagatgtggtatgattgccaatgagacaactatccacaaaagaccaaaatgacactaacattaacaactataggtcactgtacggccttcaacaatgagcaaaccccataccgcatagtcagctataaaagagtcAATCTATTTTATTACAGTGTAAGATGAAGATGAATTATATAGTCAAAAATACAATCTACAGACACAAGTTAACAACTTTGTATacttttgaatataaattaacTCTTAAATTTGTCTATCTCAACAAATAAACCTTTGTCACACATTATGTAGAGTTGTTGTTCTTAAGGCAGTAAGACACAAAGGGTATACATATGTCATACCTGTAACATGTGGTAAATCATTATTCTACTTTCAGAAGAAAAACCAGGTTTCAAAGATATGAACAGTAATAGTGAAAAGACAGACGACACAGAAACAGGAAACCAGTCATTGTCTCCTGTTCCGGTAACAGACAACACAGCACTGACAATTGATGATAATTCATAGCATTTGTTTGTATAGATTCTGGTTAAACATTGGAATCTGTCTGgttttgtattgtaaaaaaattactgaTTCAGTTAATACCGGCATGTAAATGCTTTGTAATTTGCCATTTCAGAAACTAAAGATTTATTGTTGAATTCATTAtttgaaaccaaaacaaaaGAACCATCATGAAGAATATTGTTCACCAATCATAAATAttatgtctttttaaaaaatacttttaaccaatcatactCTATACCATTTTAAAGGACATAGTCAACCAATTATAATCATTGTAAAGGGCAATACTAATTTGGTATTTTTACACAGAAAATATGGCTTAGATTCTGAAATGGCAAAGTTCTGTTACCTTTGGTTTATGATACATAGAAAGTAAAAACTTCCCCAACCCTTCCAATGTAAATATCTAATGCATTAATGATTTGTTTGTTAAGTAGCTTTGTTTTGGAAAAGAGCAAAATTGGTTTTAACATTTTCTGTAGgtgagtttgttttaaaatctctgttttgcttttaaatcttcggttttaattttcacaaaagtgtttttgttttactctGAGATGTGTTTGACAAAAGTCAgttttttattgagttttctTTTATGCCGATAAATTGCAACAATAATGCATTCAAAGGTTATATGATAATCATCATAGCAAATAATATTTGTCACCTctaatacaccttatcactagTTGTCCGTGTTAAATggatatcaaaatatataaacttatttacacttttggtattttgGTGAATTTTGTCTCTGAATGACCTTAGATTTGTCTCTCAATGATATTCTGGTGTCGAGTAATAATCACTTTTTTTACGACTAATTTATTTCCGGTcaataactttaattttaatgaattgatctttaaattgtttttaccagaaggttcaataccactaaaggaaagtttggattgattttaggggttatggtcccaatatttttggattaaggggccaaaaagggggtccaaaataagcatttttgtagttttcaaacaataacttgtgtttaagtgtatgaatctctctgaaactataccacaagtttccatacaaTGAAGGGATAGTAAGCAATGATTTTGAGGGTTATGGTCCGAATCGTTatggaataaggggccaaaaataTGGTTATACATCTTACCCTGAAACCTAGCATTCACATTCAACTAAAATCACTATCAGACTTTAATTGTTGGCcttgtttttgtaaatgtttgttttaatgtcatttgaataaatttgtaCGTAAAAGGGTGTTTTGAAAAGTATATATGGACATGCATATGTATAGATGTGTTATAACTAAGTATGTAAACATGTGTATGCATAGGTATGTATGTGTGTGTTTTCAAATGTGtagaatatgtatatgtatacatgtgttTGGATAAGAATGTATGTTTACCTGTTTTTTGCATAagtatttttacatattttaaccTGGATTTATTGTATATATGAGGATTATTTTTACCTCCAGAATTGTTTTCATATTGCTTTGAGCTTTCtctatattttaatatgatatttgttaaaattgttttgtttatggtTGTAATGTTTATGACTTTATGTATAGGGATACAACATTGTTAAagtattttcttactttttgacACTTTGTACAGTTAAAcagaaatataacaaagaaatgttatagaaatattatattatttcacAAAGTTTCTCAGTGGTATGCCTTCATTTATTGTAAAGTCACATAAAATTGTGGAtaatttttgtctgtttgaATAGACCACTTTCTAATTTGTTCACCTGAAAAAACTCATCAATTATGTGCACCTTTATAacatcatttaccagatagagggaatagcctgtatccctgcactattaacgTTCATCAAACGTCTGAGTGATcggataaactaaaaataatatttgttttgtagataCTTAATCActattccctaatgacagcagtgctgattgtcaattatgagaattcatttgcagaaaaaatattgcaatatagCATTATCGCTTTTCAACTACTAGCACAATATATGGGAATGTAGAGACAACACCCCTAAACGCATGAATGATGTtctaaaatctaaatttttgaCTGAAATGCATCAAACTGGAAAGTTTATTATGATGTTCATTCCTGTGAGatgtaattttcatttcatcTCCTAATTGAATAACCACTCATAAGACAACTCCCCACcaaagtcacaatgtataaaaagtaaaaaagtaaaatcttttTACAGTCTAGATATAAATCGGGTTGGCTCCATTAAGTCAAATTTGAAAGATTCCAACATAGTGATTTGGTAATAATTTTATGTCTTGGAGTGCtccagaagaaaaaaaaattgatcagAAAAACTCTCCTCATCTTAATTTAATTCTATCTGCTCACTGTGTCAACATGGTATTTGCCTTTCATTATCTGGCAAACTATTAACTGTTTACTATGAGATGTCTCATCTTGTTTCAGTGTCCTAAATTAATTGTGCCTTTGTCATATATTGATCTGAACATAGATGCATATTTTAATGAGATAAATATGTAATACTGACATCACCGTTCACCAGAAACGACAAAAGTTTAATTGCAGAGGTTTAAATATTTGCATCTTAAttctttaaaagttttaatcaaaAGACACAACATTCTATCTTCTATTCCAAAAGTAAACTTATCATATAagtgttttattcttttattctcaatatatttatcatttaatttgaaGATGGACATATTTATTTGTGACATTAATTGATAGTTTCCAACatgttattttcataaaacttggTGAAAATATCACAAAGGCAATTGTGCTGGAGAAGCAAAGTTAATTTACagttaaaagtttatttattgATGTATTTTGGAGGAAATAGAATGACTTACCTCCCCTGAAATCCAATGAATTCAgctttattattgatatattgttattgaaaTCTGTTATGAACaggtatttgttatttaatgatGTATAATAAAAGACATGGAAAAGAAATCATTTTATCATTCTTTATCTTTCCTATTTTAGACTATAAAGGATTGTATATGTTTGTCTGGCAACTATCATCTAACCTTCACCTATTTCCATGTTTCGTTGGTCAATGTCAAGATTTCAtggttaagtttgtttcttagatactataagcaatggGTTAACTAAATTTAATGCCTAGATCAATTGTAGATGTTCATGTCTGGTTggcagggttcatctgaccttgaccttattttcatggttcataggtcaatatttagtttttttctcgCTTCACAGGGACCAACGTGAGactaggtatgctgtttccgaCAGCTGAGTCAataatgtattagtttgtgattaggtcggGTTTAGggtgaaccactagtggtaagtcaaatataattggtatgcagttgaATAAGTTATGGCACATCTCATTACCATGGTGATTATTTGACCTCGCCTCCTTAgttatggtctattgactttgaaacttttgcttagttttcatgtataagtttgtgattaggtcagtttatcgGGAACCACTAGTGATAAAGtgatgataattggtatgcagttgtataagcatcagcatatctcatttccatggataTTATTTGGCCCCACCCCCTCattcatggtctattgactttgaaacttttgcttagttttaatgtattagtttgtgataaataggtcagtttatggggaaccagTAGTGGTCGGTCGAAGATACTTGGTATGCAGTTATATTaacattggcacatctcattaccattgattttttttactacctCTCAGTTATGAtgtattgactttgaaattttgtctagtttacatgtattagtttgtgtttAGGTTTGTTTAAGGAGAACTACTTATGATAAGTCAATAGTAATTGGTATGAAGTTGTATTagtattggcacatctcatttctaTGGAGATTTTTTAGCCATGTACCTTCAGTCACAATTTATTGACTTTAGATATTTGCTATACTTACATGTTAATTAAAGTGTtgctattttttatttcaacatttgcattattgaaattacaaaaagcgagacatatttctgtgataacagtttatccttgttaagtctgtttcttagGACCTAGCAGCAAagggtcaactatatttggtgtattgaatgattgtgaGATGAACATGTATTTCTCGTTTgatttatctgaccttgacctcattttcttggatcatatTAAGTTTGTGTGATGCTTGAAGCAAAGCTTTacatttaggactatcaacctAAAATTATTGGTAAATAAAGAAAGGGAGAccttcagtgtgtgcactcttatttctattgtaaggtgtatatccATCTACAGTGATAATTTTACCTTATCCTCATTCTCATGTTTTGTTGGTTAATTTTTTGTAAGTCCttcagaaattttattttgtatgataataccaaatcttttgaaattttaaccataAAATTGACACAAATAGGATATCTTTATATAATGTTTGAACCTAATTATTATTAACTGCCCCTTACTCTTTATTGTCCCTCTTTGCAGTGACATGGAAATACCAGGCATTGTTCTAAAAAGGTGGACGATCGACTTTTACAACAGAGTTATGCCTTCTGAATAATAAATAAGTTTCAATGCGGGAACTTTTGAACTCTGTTCTTTTATTAACTATAAAGTTGGATTTTGTCTATCCTACGActttttgttgcagaaagctcaacatagggatagtgatgaCTGATCTAGCAGCGGTGTTAGCTAATTTCTtcaaagctttatattttagaaggtggaagacatATGCCTCATACTTTGTATGTAGATGCCTTATGCTATGAAGTTTCTGTCTGTCACAAGTcaattgaccttgacctcattttcattgttcagtaactacttgaaaaaagttaagatttttttgtaaagtaaatttcttttcttactATGAGTTAtaagagaactatatttggtatgtgcgtaccttgcatggtctgtcagacagttttcacttgatcCTCGATCCTCATTTCATGGATAAGTGAACAATGTTAAggtttggtggtcaagtccatatctctgATACTAAATCAATTGGTTTagtttatttggtgtatgggaTGACTGTAAGATATACATGTCTAACTGGCAGGTATcttctgaccttgatctcattttcacagtaaatcagtggtcaaagttaaatttttgagttttggtctttttaatgtatttcttgtttggttaatatgactttgacctcattttcttagatcatgttaagtttatgtgatattcgtagtaaagctttatatttaggactatcaacataatatcaatgataagtaaagaatgcaagacatttcagtgtgtgcactcttgttatttGGGAAAAAACCTATGATTTGGCATTCaaatagaaagatcatatcataggggacaagtgtactaagtttcaagttgattggactttaacttcatcaacaactatctcaaccaaaaacttgaacTTAAAGCAGGACAGACCAACAAATgcatagaccagaaaacataatgtccacaaatgggacataaaaaatgaccaaaaagaCTAAACTACAAAGATAAACCAtgattatgccccacctacgatagtagaggggcattatgttttctggtctgtgcgtccgttcgttcgtctatccagtttcaggttaaagtttttggtcaaggtagtttttgatgaagttcaatcaacctgaaacttagtatatatgttccttataatatgatctttctaattttaatgtcaaagtagagttctgaccccaatttcctggtctactgaacatagaaaatgatagtgccagtggggtatccgtgtactggggacacattcttgttattaaTTGACTTCTTCTTGGATTGATTTTCTCTTCATGATTCATGAAAACTCTTTAAAAACTCTATTTTTTCTTATCTAAAGGCTTCAAAtagatatcatttatatttttactatcATTAACttacaaaagtatatataacatgcgtacaatgtataaaaatacataaaaacaatatcatttaaaatcatttgaacTATCACAGTTACAAGTAACAATATCTCGTGTGCACTATTCTTCCTCCTGCTGAGTCTCTGTATTTATTATCCAATAAGGAAAGTGTCAATTCTATTCATATCTATGGCACTAGCACTATATTATCTAACGTAGCCTTCTGATTGGTTTAGCATAAATTGGCATCATCATGTGATCTGACAAATATGCAACTAGTCcaattattataaacaatgcaCATCCTGCTATCATtaaatatctgtatattattCCGTAgtcaaaaatctgaaaaaaacaagatcacatttttaattgactatatatacattatacatatgtataaattaaaacacGTTTTATACTAGCAAAATTAATCtgcttatatataaatttacctTGAAGGTGTGATCATATAATTAAATATCTGTAAAATTGTCACTTCGAAAATGTTGTACTATCTTGTCTACAGAACTTTCAGATTCAATTTTCTTAGATTCTACACTTAGAAAtaacatcaatattttaaattgaataccTGAGTGAAATTAATCTAACATCAAGctcacatttttgtatttaaaagttttctGGAATTTTCACATATTGCATTTCAACTTATTCCTGTATCTAACTCTAGGATCTACATATCGATTATCAGGTTGTTTGCATGTTTTCACATAACgatgttttttacaatatcaatatgcaaataacctgataatcgatttatcagGCTGTATTTGCATCTTTTGGAAGTGTTTTCTTAGTTTCACCAGGAATCCGTAGTTGATTTGATAAGTTAAACTTATCAACGttggttcaaacattatgattTCGCTGATACGTttgggtcaaagttattaatgCATGGTCAACATATTTGATGTCACAAAGCCTTGATatggaataatattaagagctgaaaagagtgatatagacagtgggatGACAGATAAATTAACTTACAGTGACAGATTCTTCTATGGTAGGTACTTTAGGTTCTCTTGGTAATACCACTAATATAACAGTTATCAATCCAGCAAATAAAACAGATCCTATTCCAGCAtatctacaaaaaataaatttattatatcaaattataatttaaagacACCTACAACTGTACAACATAGGGGTAAGAGATAGACATAATTAAATCcattttcaatattgaaaaaggaaggcattttaaaattcctTGCCAAgagaaactttgcaaaaaatgcaagtactagatgatgagaaacatttcttaataaattgttctcataattcaaatattagattaacatattttaattgcattaacAGAGAAAGTAATTGTTTTGCTAATCTCACTGACAAtgacaaagttatatatatacttaacccATCAACAACAACACAAGTGAATAAACTAggatcctttataaaaaaaagtcaatggaactgaggacaggggaccctttaatatttacctgaatttgtgtatatatattgagttacttagttattgtctttatttgtttttgttgttgttatatgtcacaaactgtaaagtttatatgggACAACATCcataatgcgccttgaaatgaggaactcaaaagtcacgtgtaaagaaaaaatctctgtgtagtgatattggacatgtttctatttttagcaaatgactgaaattaattatttgtggtgattaggaaagtagaggaacatagaataaatgtgtaaaaactatggagctattgaatgtgttcaaagtattaaattttcaaagaacttattgtgttaaaaaggggatattttaccacaaggagccgcatcacaacAGGATGTTcagggtttgctaatttacggaaaaagtaatctcacttcgtaccccgaaaatttaaccacatatgtgaaaatgtcacagcttcgaaacaagctatcatacatatccaagttaacgatatggactgagctacaggaaaaaacgttaccattaccgcctttgtaaaaacaattaaagattttgacccatatggcaataaaactaactttaaataaaatatttaaccatGATGACTGAAAAAGCAGTATgttattaataattaataaaaaaaatataaaagttgaaaaaaatggaTGAATAATTTTCATCAAGAGCAATAACtctgtgttttgtttataaaatctcAATTTTCCAATGGACCTTGTTCATATTGATGTTTTTAGGACAAACAATATAATTAGGCACATTGCACTAAACAGTTCAATCAAATCCATTTTGGGATCCTAAGTCAACAGGTATTATATGAATAAGCTGTCTTAAAAAGTACCCTTTTCTTGAAATACTTGAATAGCCTTTAAGATATTTACtggtacaaaattttatttcagtatttcCTACATTACtactttttgaaattataaatgtcATTTCCGCTTACCTTATAACCTATCTTAATTTTTAGTGCCTTCTCAAACACTTTTTATGACATTTTGGAACAAGCAGTGTTAaagttagtccaaataattatgatgtcttggaagtctattttaaatttttgctttgACACCTTGGTATACGGTTGTTCCTGCCCCAAACCAATCCAGCCCCATGTTGATCCGTCCTCATAATAAATGATAACGAATAAACTACATGTTTAGACTTTATTTAGTATAATTAGCATTTGTAAAAAGTATCAATGATGGATGACAACCAGGTAAGTATGAATATATTTGGAGTACCagaagatgaaatattttaagtcGATACAAAAATGGTTGTGCATGTACAtgtgattgtatttttttcaggtaacacatacctgtcaacctctgaaaatgaaaagtcaggtcatgacctgcattgagaaaaaaaatctcaggtcataacgcgtacgacATTTTGCGGGCTcaattgaagaacaaaaatatgtttacatataatttatatagtcaatatgtatatgaaacagttagaacatgtatacaagtttatttCAGACTATTGTTATATTCCATAGGCATAGTAGCAGACTTGGCATTCTTTAAAAGAACTGCACTTGGTTTCAGTTCATAGCAATgcaaatgtgtattcattttacaaGAAAGAAGAGCACACAGTGTATCCTTATTAAGATCAGCCCTAAACTCTGTAGCTATTTTCTTTACTAAAGAAAATGCCCTCTCACTGTCTGCATTGCTGTTTGGCAAAACCAGTAATGTTTTAgcaatttttgacaaaacaaaaaatcttggcTTGTTAAGAAAAAATGTCATGCAACTTGGACATTTCTCCCCAAAATGTACCAATGTCAGTTTCAGGGGAAGTGCAAAGTGGAAGTTCATCTAATGGGGTCAACTGATAGTCACTGAACTCATCTTGTAGCTTGTTGAAAATATCGTTACGTAGCTCAGGTAAACAGTCCTACATTTTGACTATTGGTTACATTGAAAAAGACCGATAAAACCGAAGGTCGTATTACTTCTAAATACCGGAAACAATTCCGGTCAGAAATCTGGGTGAAACGGGTAATGTTAGAAATTCCCGGGACCCGCCGGGTAAAGAAAAACTCCCGGGTGAGAGGTGAAAATAACGGGTGTCACCCGCAAAAAACGGGTGAGTTGACAGGTATGGGTAACAATAAGAGGCTTCTATAACACttggcattttttttgtaatatcaaatatagtcaatatacatgatatattacaaataatatatctttatttttattccttataaatatattttttattggggCTGGATCGACTTTAAATATGGGACGGATCAACATTGGGCTGCATTCGACATAAAAGCGACACCTTCCTGCGgcattaaagaaaaaaatataataaccttTCAGACGTTATTTGGACTATGTTGAAGCAGGACAGATTGGtagtaaaaaaacatttaaaaaatgtttg
This is a stretch of genomic DNA from Mytilus trossulus isolate FHL-02 chromosome 6, PNRI_Mtr1.1.1.hap1, whole genome shotgun sequence. It encodes these proteins:
- the LOC134721935 gene encoding transmembrane protein 218-like, which encodes MATVLGVGPGLFTLALIWSICLLLCLLLSRAEGAIAYAGIGSVLFAGLITVILVVLPREPKVPTIEESVTIFDYGIIYRYLMIAGCALFIIIGLVAYLSDHMMMPIYAKPIRRLR